In Acidobacteriota bacterium, a single window of DNA contains:
- a CDS encoding carbamoyltransferase, producing MYILGINAYHADASAAIVCDGKLVAAAEEERFNRIKHCAGFPYQAVKYCLDAAGIKPEDLTHIAVARDTRANLDKKLLYALKIPQMAMRRLAPQGKFAGIKEDVAKALDVDPATLTADIARVEHHKAHLASAFYVSGFEDAALLSVDGLGDFASTMWGIGRGTHMKIDGSIAFPHSLGFFYTALTQYLGFWRYGDEFKVMGLASYGQPEYREEFAKIVLLEGQNGKPKFNLGLDYFIHHKIGSDITWDEGIPVIGKLFSDHLEKRLGTTREANSEVTQRHFNIAASLQARLEDSVMALLNKLYELHGIKRVCLAGGVAYNCVANGKIFDRTPFEQVYVQAAAGDAGLAIGSAFYVQHQVLGRPRDFVMEHAYWGPEFSNREIRVALDKIADCGVRIAEFCDTDIARETAARIADGKIVGWYQGRLEFGPRALGNRSIVVDPRRAEMKDILNSRVKHRESFRPFAPSILENRVGEYFEHSHPSPFMLMAYSVKPEKRSAIPAPTHVDGTGRLQSVNRDQNPRYWQLITEFDRLTGVPVVLNTSFNDNEPVVCRPEEAIDCFQRTKMDVLAIGNYLVEKI from the coding sequence ATGTATATTCTCGGAATTAACGCATATCACGCGGACGCTTCGGCGGCGATTGTCTGCGACGGCAAACTCGTCGCCGCTGCCGAAGAAGAACGCTTCAACCGCATCAAACATTGCGCAGGGTTTCCCTACCAGGCGGTCAAATACTGTCTGGACGCGGCAGGCATCAAACCCGAAGACTTGACGCACATCGCCGTCGCGCGCGATACGCGGGCAAATCTCGACAAAAAGCTGCTATACGCTTTGAAAATTCCGCAAATGGCTATGCGGCGATTGGCTCCGCAGGGGAAATTCGCCGGAATCAAAGAAGACGTGGCCAAAGCGCTGGATGTTGATCCGGCAACGCTGACTGCCGACATCGCGCGCGTTGAACATCACAAAGCGCATTTGGCCAGCGCGTTTTATGTTTCAGGATTTGAAGACGCCGCATTGTTGTCCGTGGATGGACTCGGCGATTTTGCCAGCACGATGTGGGGCATCGGGCGCGGTACGCACATGAAAATTGACGGTTCCATCGCCTTTCCGCATTCGCTGGGTTTCTTTTACACCGCACTGACGCAGTATTTGGGCTTCTGGCGCTACGGCGACGAATTCAAAGTGATGGGGCTGGCATCGTACGGCCAACCGGAATACAGGGAAGAATTCGCCAAGATTGTGTTGCTGGAAGGGCAAAACGGCAAACCCAAATTCAATCTGGGCCTGGATTATTTCATTCATCACAAAATCGGTTCGGACATCACCTGGGATGAAGGCATTCCGGTCATCGGCAAACTGTTTTCCGATCATCTGGAAAAACGCCTGGGCACAACGCGTGAAGCGAATTCCGAAGTCACGCAGCGCCATTTCAACATTGCCGCTTCATTGCAAGCGCGGCTCGAAGATTCCGTGATGGCGTTGCTCAATAAACTGTATGAACTTCATGGCATTAAGCGCGTCTGTCTGGCGGGTGGCGTTGCATACAACTGCGTCGCCAACGGAAAGATTTTTGACCGCACACCGTTTGAACAGGTTTATGTGCAGGCTGCGGCGGGGGATGCGGGATTGGCGATTGGCTCGGCGTTTTATGTGCAACATCAAGTGTTGGGACGACCGCGTGATTTCGTGATGGAGCACGCGTATTGGGGACCGGAGTTTTCCAACCGGGAGATTCGCGTAGCGCTCGATAAGATTGCGGATTGCGGAGTGCGGATTGCGGAATTTTGTGATACCGACATTGCACGGGAGACAGCAGCCAGAATTGCCGATGGAAAGATTGTTGGTTGGTATCAGGGACGCTTGGAATTTGGCCCGCGCGCATTGGGTAATCGCAGCATTGTCGTTGATCCACGCCGCGCCGAAATGAAAGACATTCTGAACAGTCGCGTCAAACACCGCGAATCATTCCGTCCGTTTGCGCCTTCCATTTTGGAAAACCGCGTCGGCGAATACTTTGAACATTCGCATCCGTCGCCGTTTATGTTGATGGCCTACAGCGTGAAACCCGAAAAACGCTCGGCGATTCCTGCGCCGACGCATGTGGACGGAACGGGCAGATTGCAATCGGTCAACCGAGATCAAAATCCTCGCTACTGGCAATTGATTACAGAATTTGACCGGCTGACCGGCGTGCCTGTGGTGCTGAACACTTCGTTCAACGATAACGAACCTGTTGTTTGTCGGCCTGAAGAGGCGATTGATTGTTTCCAGCGAACCAAGATGGATGTGCTCGCAATTGGTAATTATTTAGTGGAGAAAATCTGA
- a CDS encoding glycosyltransferase family 4 protein: MRVLAFTTDAFGAKWGIAEYNRNFLTALCKDSRCNEVVVIPRHAPDDPGQLHDKIRFVTASLNGKSNYAKTAIWESVFGQKFDLVICGHINLLPFAWLASRRHGAKLVLVIHGIDAWQPHRSKLINALVKQVKAVISVSHLSLERFLGWAIPERNRQRLSMSIIPNTIDLTRYMPGTKPVALLDKYGLAGKKVLLTMGRLAAHERYKGVDEVLELLPGLRKKIPELVYLIIGDGNDRQRLEEKTERLGLTKCVVFAGYIPNEEKQEHYHLADVYVMPSRGEGFGIVFLEAMASGIPVVASKLDGGREAVREGLLGILVDPNCKEEIEEGILSALSQSCGIVPAGLDYFSLNQFEDRVHQLLDTLTNTQAPQFDPSPFRSLQ; encoded by the coding sequence ATGAGAGTTTTAGCGTTCACGACGGATGCATTCGGAGCCAAGTGGGGAATTGCCGAATACAACCGCAATTTTCTGACGGCGCTTTGCAAAGATTCGCGATGCAACGAAGTGGTCGTGATTCCGCGTCACGCGCCAGACGATCCGGGGCAATTGCATGACAAGATAAGATTTGTAACGGCGAGTTTGAATGGCAAATCGAATTACGCCAAAACCGCAATTTGGGAATCGGTTTTTGGACAAAAGTTCGATCTGGTGATTTGCGGGCATATCAATTTGCTGCCTTTCGCCTGGCTGGCCAGTCGCCGGCACGGAGCCAAACTGGTATTGGTGATTCACGGAATTGACGCTTGGCAACCGCATCGAAGTAAACTCATCAATGCACTGGTAAAACAGGTGAAGGCAGTGATTTCTGTTAGTCATTTGTCGCTGGAAAGATTTTTGGGTTGGGCAATTCCCGAGCGAAACCGGCAACGCCTTTCGATGTCCATCATCCCGAACACGATTGATTTGACACGTTACATGCCGGGAACGAAACCGGTTGCCTTGTTGGACAAATATGGGCTTGCCGGGAAAAAAGTGTTGCTGACGATGGGGCGGCTGGCAGCTCATGAGCGATACAAAGGTGTGGACGAAGTCCTGGAACTGTTGCCCGGATTGCGCAAAAAGATTCCAGAACTGGTTTACCTGATCATCGGAGATGGCAACGACCGGCAGCGATTGGAAGAAAAGACTGAGCGGCTCGGTCTGACGAAATGCGTGGTTTTTGCAGGTTACATTCCCAACGAAGAGAAGCAGGAGCATTATCATCTGGCGGATGTTTACGTGATGCCCAGCCGGGGCGAAGGGTTCGGGATCGTTTTTTTGGAAGCGATGGCTTCTGGAATTCCCGTTGTCGCCAGCAAGCTCGACGGTGGCCGCGAAGCCGTCCGTGAAGGCTTACTGGGAATTCTGGTTGATCCGAATTGCAAGGAAGAGATCGAGGAAGGAATTTTGTCTGCGCTTTCGCAGTCCTGTGGTATTGTCCCGGCAGGATTAGATTACTTTTCGTTGAATCAATTTGAAGACCGCGTCCATCAACTGCTTGACACTTTAACAAATACGCAAGCCCCTCAATTTGACCCCTCACCGTTTCGATCACTGCAATAA
- the asnB gene encoding asparagine synthase (glutamine-hydrolyzing) has protein sequence MCGIAGIATNRHNSIEPEAAMRQMLAAIHHRGPDDQGCELVSNARGEVWLGNTRLAIQDLSAAGHQPMRDPATGNWIVMNGEIYNHHEVRRALPAPEGGWRSTGDTETVLQAYAVWGRDCLQRLRGMFGLAIWDQSADELWCARDRLGIKPLYVHADESRFVFASEVRALLASGLVKQRLNANGLAGFVRFGSLPEPLTLIEDVESLPAGHWMRVRDGKIVERHRYWSPNPVSVKTQPEAETIAAVRHDLERAVEEHLLADVPVASFLSGGIDSSIVTALAARISSTPIQTFTVGFRDAELDESEYAEAVANRYRTDHHRVLLTDDEAVEMVSQAVAAMDQPSADGVNTYVVSAAVARRGIKVVLSGLGGDELFGGYRSFNLLPQMERWAAVAGVLPKSIRRMAAGGGSKGERAAEMTGARLNLSARYNTLRAMWADAELAQMGFDAPVAYCVEPPLSQLTGATQVSLLELQGYMRSTLLRDSDAMSMAHSLELRVPLLDHELVAACLAAQVAGSGQKTMLLKAAGELLPVGIANRPKQGFVFPMDRWMCGALRQVVADGISHLQNIGLFPEMNLNRLVEQFRSNQLAWARLWAFVVLGHWAKAHLS, from the coding sequence ATGTGTGGAATAGCAGGAATTGCGACCAATCGGCATAACAGCATTGAGCCGGAAGCGGCGATGCGGCAAATGCTCGCCGCAATTCATCATCGCGGGCCGGATGATCAAGGCTGCGAATTGGTGTCGAACGCCCGCGGCGAAGTGTGGTTGGGAAACACGCGGTTGGCGATTCAGGATTTAAGCGCGGCAGGGCATCAACCCATGCGCGATCCGGCAACCGGAAACTGGATCGTGATGAACGGCGAAATTTACAACCACCACGAAGTTCGCCGCGCATTGCCCGCGCCCGAAGGCGGCTGGCGTTCGACCGGCGATACTGAAACCGTGTTGCAAGCCTATGCCGTGTGGGGACGCGACTGTTTGCAACGATTGCGCGGCATGTTTGGGCTGGCGATTTGGGATCAATCCGCAGACGAATTGTGGTGCGCCCGCGACCGGTTGGGCATCAAACCGCTTTACGTTCACGCCGATGAGAGCCGGTTTGTGTTTGCTTCGGAAGTTCGCGCGCTACTGGCTTCCGGGTTGGTCAAACAGCGATTGAATGCGAATGGTTTGGCAGGCTTTGTTCGCTTCGGTTCATTGCCGGAACCGCTAACCTTGATTGAAGATGTGGAATCTTTACCGGCGGGTCATTGGATGCGAGTGCGCGATGGAAAGATCGTTGAGCGACATCGGTACTGGTCGCCGAATCCGGTTTCGGTGAAAACGCAGCCGGAAGCTGAAACCATTGCCGCTGTTCGTCACGATCTGGAACGGGCGGTCGAAGAGCATTTGTTGGCGGATGTGCCGGTCGCCAGTTTTTTGAGCGGAGGTATTGATTCTTCGATTGTCACGGCGCTGGCGGCGCGAATCTCTTCGACGCCAATCCAAACCTTCACTGTCGGATTCCGTGATGCCGAACTCGACGAATCCGAATACGCTGAGGCTGTAGCGAATCGGTATCGAACCGATCACCATCGCGTGTTGCTGACCGATGACGAAGCTGTCGAAATGGTTTCGCAGGCCGTGGCCGCGATGGATCAGCCCAGCGCAGACGGCGTCAACACATACGTTGTGTCGGCGGCAGTGGCTCGGCGTGGAATCAAGGTCGTTCTGTCTGGTCTGGGCGGGGATGAATTGTTTGGCGGTTACCGCAGCTTTAATTTGTTGCCTCAGATGGAGCGTTGGGCGGCGGTAGCCGGAGTATTGCCCAAAAGCATACGGCGAATGGCCGCTGGCGGCGGTAGCAAAGGCGAACGCGCCGCGGAAATGACCGGAGCGAGGTTGAATCTGTCGGCTCGATACAACACTTTGCGCGCAATGTGGGCGGATGCGGAGTTGGCGCAAATGGGCTTTGATGCTCCAGTTGCGTATTGCGTGGAACCCCCTTTGTCGCAATTGACCGGAGCGACGCAGGTTAGTTTGTTGGAACTGCAAGGGTATATGCGCAGCACATTGTTGCGCGACAGCGACGCAATGAGCATGGCGCATTCGCTGGAATTGCGCGTGCCGCTGCTGGATCACGAATTGGTGGCAGCCTGTTTGGCGGCGCAAGTGGCAGGCAGCGGACAAAAAACGATGCTACTGAAAGCCGCGGGGGAATTGTTGCCCGTGGGGATTGCTAATCGTCCAAAGCAGGGATTTGTTTTTCCGATGGATCGTTGGATGTGCGGCGCGTTGCGGCAAGTCGTTGCTGATGGAATTTCGCATCTCCAGAACATAGGGCTTTTCCCCGAAATGAATTTGAATCGTTTGGTCGAACAATTTCGATCAAACCAACTGGCCTGGGCGCGTCTGTGGGCCTTTGTGGTTCTTGGGCACTGGGCCAAAGCGCATCTGAGCTAG